The Carnobacterium mobile DSM 4848 genome includes a window with the following:
- a CDS encoding methyl-accepting chemotaxis protein has translation MVRKERKNKVKRMKSRKKSIGMNVGLTLFFVVIIPVIIVLLMSYNSTKASLTQRVESSEKSSTMQFATQLDWAGQEVEDALEVLAQKDEFWQLKTDASLEEDILEDLMFVKTSSLYIGDAYYTPIGENLIGEDSDPDFDSTTREWYQRAVERHGALYWSEIYTDAVTGKPVMTISKAVVHDGEVYGVLGLDLSFEKINKLITSSQVGNTGEFFVLSDKGTYLMAKDAAKIGKNVSNSPLFEQADDQAGFVHDNAYNKNIDVYYKVVDRLGMIVYGAVQPDEMAAENKASLNSALVVLLIALVVALITAILFSRYIKKLTTALTNAFSKVQEGDLTAQMMAKDLIILPRIKWFKNKKESRIKEKEIDPNGNELNQIAFSFNEMVRNFRTMVNEIQQNSHKIIDMSTTLTEIAKQTSSATEEVSDTITGIAEATSVQTQDATETSGKMEELSNVLEEVGQNIQKMGQSADDTTVANGRNSEKMFHVYENWQANIEMMVQLTESINAVDAEIQSIENISQVISGISAQTNLLALNASIEAARAGESGRGFAVVADEVRKLAEQSAQSTKNIGDIIKTVQKSSQTMIAKMNQSFEESEKQTRTIDEAIDSANTVTDQMEVLVENIISVAGLSGQIETHKDEAVAAVENIAASAQENSAGTEEVSANAEEILATMEEFSASIADLDNIAKQLNEEAKQFKIN, from the coding sequence GTGGTCCGTAAAGAAAGAAAAAACAAAGTTAAAAGAATGAAGTCCCGGAAAAAAAGTATCGGCATGAACGTTGGTTTGACATTATTTTTTGTTGTGATCATACCTGTTATCATTGTTCTATTGATGAGCTACAACAGTACAAAAGCTTCACTGACACAACGTGTTGAGTCTAGCGAAAAAAGCAGCACGATGCAATTTGCCACTCAGTTGGATTGGGCCGGACAAGAAGTAGAAGATGCATTAGAAGTACTAGCGCAAAAAGATGAATTTTGGCAGCTAAAAACAGATGCATCACTTGAAGAAGACATCTTAGAAGATTTGATGTTTGTGAAAACAAGCAGTTTATACATAGGAGACGCTTATTATACGCCAATAGGAGAAAATTTGATTGGTGAAGACTCAGACCCTGACTTTGACAGCACGACGAGAGAATGGTATCAGCGGGCAGTCGAGCGGCATGGTGCACTCTATTGGAGTGAAATTTATACAGATGCAGTAACGGGAAAACCTGTTATGACAATTTCGAAAGCGGTTGTTCATGATGGCGAAGTTTACGGTGTGCTAGGTTTGGATTTAAGTTTTGAAAAAATCAATAAGTTGATTACTTCTTCTCAAGTTGGAAATACTGGCGAATTTTTTGTGCTTTCAGATAAAGGAACGTATTTGATGGCAAAAGATGCTGCAAAAATTGGGAAAAATGTGTCGAATAGTCCTTTATTCGAACAAGCAGACGACCAAGCAGGATTTGTCCATGATAATGCTTACAATAAAAATATTGATGTTTATTATAAAGTAGTCGACAGGCTCGGAATGATCGTATATGGAGCCGTTCAACCAGATGAAATGGCAGCAGAAAACAAAGCAAGTCTTAATAGCGCATTAGTTGTTTTACTGATTGCTTTAGTAGTTGCCTTAATTACAGCTATCTTGTTCTCGAGATACATTAAGAAACTAACGACTGCGTTGACGAATGCTTTCAGTAAAGTTCAAGAGGGAGATTTAACAGCTCAAATGATGGCAAAAGATCTGATCATCTTGCCGAGAATAAAATGGTTTAAGAACAAAAAAGAATCTAGAATAAAAGAAAAAGAAATTGATCCAAATGGAAACGAATTGAACCAAATCGCTTTTTCATTTAACGAAATGGTGCGCAATTTCAGAACAATGGTCAATGAGATACAACAAAACAGTCACAAGATAATCGATATGTCGACTACTCTAACGGAAATTGCGAAACAAACAAGTTCAGCTACTGAAGAAGTTTCAGATACGATCACAGGCATAGCTGAAGCAACAAGCGTCCAAACGCAAGATGCAACAGAAACTTCAGGTAAAATGGAAGAACTATCAAATGTCTTAGAAGAAGTAGGACAAAATATTCAAAAAATGGGTCAAAGTGCAGATGATACAACAGTGGCGAATGGACGCAATAGTGAAAAGATGTTCCACGTTTATGAAAACTGGCAAGCAAATATTGAAATGATGGTTCAATTAACTGAAAGTATCAATGCAGTAGATGCAGAAATCCAAAGCATTGAAAACATCAGTCAAGTAATCAGCGGCATTTCAGCACAGACCAACTTATTAGCGTTAAATGCTTCGATTGAAGCTGCTCGTGCGGGAGAATCTGGCAGAGGCTTTGCGGTAGTAGCAGATGAAGTCAGAAAACTGGCTGAACAAAGTGCTCAATCAACTAAAAATATTGGAGATATTATTAAAACAGTTCAAAAGAGCTCACAAACGATGATCGCTAAAATGAATCAGTCATTTGAGGAAAGTGAAAAACAAACACGCACGATTGATGAAGCAATCGATTCAGCTAACACGGTAACGGATCAAATGGAAGTATTAGTAGAAAATATTATCAGCGTAGCCGGTTTAAGCGGACAAATTGAAACGCATAAAGATGAAGCAGTTGCGGCTGTTGAAAACATTGCTGCGTCAGCGCAAGAAAACTCTGCCGGTACAGAAGAAGTTTCTGCAAATGCAGAAGAAATTTTAGCAACGATGGAAGAATTCTCTGCTAGTATTGCAGATCTAGACAATATTGCGAAACAATTAAATGAAGAAGCCAAACAGTTTAAGATCAACTGA
- a CDS encoding chemotaxis protein CheW — MEKFIVFTSNQQNFAVPITDVEKIILMAQPTKIPDTSSYLLGAIPYDETLLPVIDLSERLFKQATTITATTKVIVAEWNQLKIGLAVEDVLSVSNFEEIQAEETVDDTQGSAKYIRALFKTEAGIVLALDIDALFSTENETELIALINK; from the coding sequence ATGGAAAAATTTATTGTATTTACAAGCAACCAGCAAAATTTTGCAGTTCCGATAACAGATGTCGAAAAAATCATCCTCATGGCACAGCCTACAAAAATTCCAGATACATCCTCTTATTTATTAGGGGCTATTCCATATGATGAAACACTTTTGCCAGTCATTGATTTAAGCGAACGCCTTTTTAAACAAGCTACTACCATCACTGCAACCACTAAGGTCATTGTGGCCGAGTGGAATCAACTAAAGATAGGATTAGCTGTTGAAGATGTTCTTTCGGTCAGCAACTTTGAAGAAATTCAAGCTGAAGAAACTGTAGATGATACACAAGGATCTGCTAAATACATCCGCGCACTATTTAAAACAGAAGCTGGGATCGTATTGGCGTTAGATATTGATGCACTCTTCTCCACAGAAAACGAAACAGAATTGATTGCCTTGATCAACAAATAA
- a CDS encoding chemotaxis protein CheD, which yields MSNEIKVGISDYKVARMPNTLMTIGLGSCVGVAIYDPKTKIGGLSHIMLPDSESFKTVNKIEKFADLAIPQMVSEIRNQTKNQKLIAKIAGGASMFQLSDDAYHGSIGERNVLAVEKSLKKLGIPLLGNHTGGNMGRTMIVDLETFTVKIRMVNREIILL from the coding sequence ATGTCAAATGAGATAAAAGTAGGCATTTCAGATTATAAAGTAGCACGGATGCCTAACACACTAATGACAATTGGGTTGGGTTCTTGCGTTGGAGTAGCTATCTATGATCCGAAAACAAAGATAGGCGGCCTAAGTCATATTATGCTGCCGGATAGCGAGTCATTCAAAACAGTTAATAAAATAGAAAAATTTGCTGATTTGGCCATTCCTCAAATGGTTTCAGAAATTAGAAATCAAACGAAAAACCAGAAACTGATTGCTAAAATAGCAGGAGGAGCAAGCATGTTCCAACTGTCCGATGACGCTTACCATGGCAGCATCGGAGAGCGAAATGTGCTAGCAGTAGAAAAGAGTCTGAAGAAATTAGGCATTCCGCTTTTGGGCAATCATACAGGCGGAAATATGGGGAGAACGATGATCGTAGATTTAGAGACCTTTACGGTTAAGATTCGAATGGTCAATCGAGAAATTATTTTATTATAA
- the cheB gene encoding chemotaxis-specific protein-glutamate methyltransferase CheB has product MGINVLVVDDSPFMRKIITEMIAEVPGLEVQGTARNGRNALKSIPLLKPDIVTLDIEMPGLNGLETLKLIKQDFDIPVVMMSSHSGEAITIEALELGAMDFIEKPIDLKNQKEEFKKEIEKKIKALFEPNSFSAVEKIPASKRIRNELKKEIPDKIKAIVIGASTGGPKALLHLVERFPEELNIPVFIVQHMPKGFTASFAERLNMKAKVPVVEAQAGMEIQKGTVYLAPGDYHMTLAQSKIKLSSTPKILGVRPAVDYLFQSAAENYGAELVGVILTGMGHDGSQGMVEIKKRGGFTLAQDQETSVVYGMPGNAVKKGVVDQIASLAELSEIVNWIIRMRQ; this is encoded by the coding sequence ATGGGGATTAACGTATTAGTTGTAGATGATTCTCCATTTATGAGAAAAATCATAACCGAAATGATAGCAGAAGTACCAGGTTTGGAAGTTCAAGGAACGGCTAGGAATGGTCGAAATGCTTTAAAATCCATTCCGCTTTTAAAACCAGATATTGTTACATTGGATATTGAAATGCCGGGTTTGAATGGATTAGAAACATTAAAACTCATTAAACAAGATTTTGATATCCCAGTAGTGATGATGAGTTCCCATAGTGGGGAAGCCATTACGATTGAAGCGTTGGAGTTAGGGGCAATGGACTTTATTGAAAAGCCGATTGACCTGAAAAATCAAAAAGAAGAGTTTAAAAAAGAAATAGAAAAGAAAATAAAAGCTTTATTTGAACCTAACAGTTTCTCGGCTGTAGAAAAAATACCTGCAAGTAAACGCATTAGGAATGAATTGAAAAAAGAGATACCGGATAAGATAAAAGCGATCGTTATTGGAGCCTCTACTGGGGGGCCAAAAGCTTTGCTGCATCTGGTTGAACGTTTTCCTGAAGAGTTGAATATACCTGTTTTTATTGTTCAGCATATGCCTAAAGGATTTACAGCTTCATTTGCTGAACGGTTAAATATGAAAGCTAAAGTACCAGTCGTTGAAGCCCAAGCTGGAATGGAAATACAAAAAGGCACCGTTTATTTAGCTCCAGGCGATTACCATATGACGCTAGCCCAAAGTAAAATCAAGTTGTCAAGTACGCCTAAGATTTTGGGTGTTCGTCCAGCAGTGGATTACTTATTTCAATCAGCAGCCGAGAACTATGGGGCTGAACTAGTGGGCGTTATTTTGACAGGGATGGGACACGATGGAAGTCAAGGAATGGTGGAAATAAAAAAAAGAGGCGGGTTTACGCTCGCCCAAGATCAAGAAACATCGGTAGTTTACGGTATGCCTGGAAATGCAGTTAAAAAAGGTGTGGTTGATCAAATCGCCAGCTTGGCAGAACTGTCCGAGATAGTAAATTGGATAATAAGGATGAGACAATAA
- a CDS encoding CheR family methyltransferase, with protein MELNYDFFYDWTKKNLNINLNGYKEKQLQRRIASVMKNSGAATLEEYSRKIQKEPAVKQEFLDYITINVTDFFRNQDIFEEFEKQLVTYLSPRFSNLKIWSAACSTGAEAYSMAMILDKHAIRSAEKILATDIDETILKRAKVGKYKSHEMKNVTEMDRSRYFHEEDGVFCLTPGIKNRVQFKKHDLIADRFSSGFHAIVCRNVTIYFKNEVKEELYQKFSDSLMPGGLFFTGATEAIYNPEAYGFQKVAPFIYKKL; from the coding sequence ATGGAACTTAACTATGATTTTTTTTATGACTGGACTAAAAAAAATTTAAATATCAATCTGAACGGCTACAAAGAAAAACAGTTGCAAAGACGTATCGCTAGTGTAATGAAAAATTCAGGGGCGGCCACTTTAGAGGAATACTCACGCAAAATCCAAAAAGAACCAGCTGTAAAACAAGAGTTTCTAGATTACATTACCATCAATGTGACGGATTTTTTTCGGAATCAAGATATTTTTGAAGAATTTGAAAAGCAGCTGGTTACCTATTTGTCACCTCGGTTTTCTAATTTAAAAATCTGGAGTGCTGCTTGTTCGACTGGAGCAGAAGCTTACTCTATGGCTATGATTCTTGATAAACATGCAATCCGCTCTGCAGAAAAAATACTAGCTACCGATATTGATGAGACCATTTTAAAACGAGCCAAAGTAGGGAAATACAAGTCCCACGAAATGAAAAATGTGACAGAAATGGATCGGAGTCGTTATTTTCATGAAGAAGATGGCGTATTCTGCTTGACACCGGGCATTAAAAATAGAGTACAATTTAAAAAGCATGATTTGATAGCGGACCGGTTCAGTTCTGGCTTCCATGCAATTGTTTGCCGCAACGTGACCATTTACTTTAAAAATGAAGTGAAAGAAGAACTTTATCAAAAATTTAGCGATTCCCTTATGCCGGGCGGTCTCTTTTTCACTGGAGCAACCGAAGCTATCTACAATCCTGAAGCCTATGGGTTCCAAAAAGTAGCTCCATTTATCTATAAAAAATTATAA
- a CDS encoding chemotaxis protein CheA, translating to MDENSKYLELFFEETDEHLQSLNEQVLELEQHPEQSEIVDVMFRSAHTIKGMAATMGFDTLSKLTHKMENIFDLLKNKTIQAESDTIALIFDCLDTLSDLVEDLREENDVERDISALVDRLNEAAEGKAASADVQSEEQTDETDEIFNLSLHNLEDSDRQVIENAKENGFQAYVLAIKIDEDSGMKNARVFLVMSKLEQQGDILYVEPHAEVVENEDFGSVFKLIFLSKLDEETVKNLALDNSEIENVLIHTIKDDDQLVAVAEEEEIEKTAMTESPEKKAEAEKQEQISKQPEPIQKTAAKTSHKQAMNHSVRVDIDKLDSFMNLVSELVIYRTQLMDISTQLQANELTEPLEQVGRISADLQELVLKIRMQPVSAVMSRFPRMVRDLGNDLGKEFELVIEGEDTELDRTVVSELGEPLIHLIRNAADHGVEMPERRTEIGKNPKGQIKITAYQEGNRVVLTVSDDGKGLDPAAIKASAERKGIETEGLNDKELQHLIFHPGFSTASEVTSISGRGVGMDVVKQKINTLGGTIEINSEINKGTTFKVNLPLTLSIIQALMVKVGSETFALPLGVVQKIIKPEAAEIVQVHDSEVYLFEEAAVPVIHLNEVLGIEATNSSNLHLVLAKQGDNHYALAVDDIIRQQEIAIKKLGKELSMLKKYLGATIMGNGGIIMILDIARICHSSQEEESEY from the coding sequence ATGGATGAAAACAGTAAATATCTCGAATTATTTTTTGAAGAAACAGATGAGCATTTACAAAGCTTGAATGAACAAGTCCTTGAATTGGAGCAACATCCGGAACAGTCAGAAATTGTAGATGTGATGTTTAGATCAGCTCATACCATCAAGGGAATGGCAGCGACTATGGGATTTGATACCCTGTCAAAGCTAACGCATAAAATGGAAAATATCTTTGATTTGCTTAAAAATAAAACCATCCAAGCAGAATCAGACACAATTGCTTTGATATTCGATTGTTTGGATACATTATCAGATTTAGTAGAAGACCTAAGAGAAGAAAATGATGTGGAACGCGATATCAGTGCCTTGGTTGACCGCTTAAACGAAGCGGCTGAAGGAAAAGCTGCATCAGCTGATGTTCAAAGTGAAGAACAAACAGATGAAACAGATGAAATATTTAACTTAAGCTTACATAATCTGGAAGATTCTGATCGGCAAGTGATTGAGAATGCGAAGGAAAACGGATTTCAAGCGTATGTATTGGCGATAAAAATCGATGAAGACAGTGGTATGAAAAATGCGCGTGTTTTTCTTGTCATGAGCAAGCTCGAACAACAAGGAGATATCTTATACGTAGAGCCGCATGCTGAGGTAGTAGAAAATGAAGACTTCGGCTCTGTGTTCAAACTTATCTTTCTCAGCAAATTAGATGAAGAAACGGTCAAAAACTTAGCGCTAGATAATAGTGAAATTGAGAATGTCTTGATTCATACCATTAAAGACGATGATCAACTAGTAGCAGTTGCTGAAGAGGAAGAAATAGAAAAAACAGCAATGACCGAATCACCAGAAAAAAAAGCTGAAGCAGAAAAACAAGAACAAATAAGTAAGCAGCCAGAACCCATTCAGAAGACAGCCGCTAAGACTTCTCACAAACAAGCTATGAATCATTCTGTTCGTGTTGACATTGATAAATTAGACTCTTTTATGAACTTGGTTTCCGAATTAGTCATTTACCGCACGCAATTAATGGATATCAGTACTCAGCTACAAGCCAATGAACTGACAGAACCGTTAGAACAAGTCGGCCGAATCAGCGCTGATTTGCAAGAATTGGTGTTAAAAATCAGAATGCAGCCGGTCAGTGCGGTTATGAGCCGTTTTCCAAGAATGGTCCGAGACCTTGGCAACGATCTTGGAAAAGAATTTGAATTGGTCATCGAAGGTGAAGATACAGAATTGGATCGAACAGTCGTTTCCGAATTAGGCGAACCGTTGATCCATTTGATTCGCAATGCAGCAGACCACGGGGTAGAAATGCCTGAAAGAAGAACGGAAATCGGCAAAAATCCAAAAGGGCAAATCAAGATTACGGCTTATCAAGAAGGCAACCGGGTTGTTTTAACGGTTTCAGATGATGGAAAAGGGTTAGACCCGGCAGCTATAAAAGCTAGTGCAGAAAGAAAAGGAATCGAAACAGAAGGATTAAACGATAAAGAACTGCAGCACTTGATCTTTCATCCAGGATTTTCAACAGCGAGCGAAGTCACCAGCATTTCTGGACGGGGCGTAGGAATGGACGTTGTAAAGCAAAAGATCAATACGCTTGGCGGAACCATTGAGATCAACAGTGAAATCAATAAAGGTACCACGTTTAAAGTCAATCTGCCGCTTACGTTATCGATCATCCAAGCGTTAATGGTGAAAGTCGGAAGTGAAACGTTCGCACTGCCACTGGGAGTTGTACAAAAAATCATTAAACCAGAAGCAGCAGAGATCGTTCAAGTTCATGATAGTGAAGTTTATTTGTTTGAAGAAGCAGCAGTTCCTGTCATCCACTTAAACGAAGTACTGGGTATTGAAGCAACCAATAGCAGCAACCTGCATTTGGTATTGGCAAAACAAGGAGACAACCATTATGCGTTAGCAGTCGATGATATTATTCGGCAACAAGAAATTGCCATTAAAAAGCTTGGAAAAGAACTGAGCATGTTGAAAAAATATCTGGGCGCGACCATCATGGGCAATGGCGGAATCATCATGATCCTTGATATCGCCCGCATTTGCCATAGCAGTCAGGAGGAAGAAAGTGAATACTGA
- a CDS encoding chemotaxis protein CheC — MNTDYTLLELDALKEIINIGGGNAATSLSQLIEKPVNMTVPVIELLDYEDVYQQIMPEDTIVKAIVTKMLGEAEGVFLFTVDQEASENIVKMMMPEGVSYSEQLADSALQELVNIIVNSFLNAIIKLLDIHLVTSVPLLTKDMFGAIMSSVYLEQGQYEERVMIIKNEFYYEGDRLESSLYFVPKPGILEQLFKLIGVGGE, encoded by the coding sequence GTGAATACTGATTACACATTGCTGGAGTTAGATGCCCTTAAAGAAATCATCAACATCGGCGGTGGAAATGCGGCCACTAGTCTGTCGCAGCTGATTGAAAAACCTGTTAACATGACAGTGCCTGTAATTGAACTGTTGGATTACGAAGATGTGTATCAGCAGATCATGCCAGAAGATACAATCGTCAAAGCTATTGTAACTAAAATGCTTGGCGAGGCTGAAGGAGTGTTTTTGTTTACAGTTGACCAAGAAGCTTCGGAAAACATCGTCAAAATGATGATGCCCGAAGGAGTCAGTTACTCGGAACAGCTGGCTGACTCGGCATTGCAGGAGTTAGTCAATATTATCGTGAATTCCTTTTTGAATGCAATCATTAAATTATTGGATATCCACTTGGTAACGTCCGTTCCGCTATTGACAAAAGATATGTTTGGCGCGATTATGAGTAGTGTCTATTTAGAACAAGGACAGTACGAAGAACGTGTGATGATCATCAAAAATGAGTTTTACTATGAAGGAGACCGCTTAGAGTCTTCCTTGTATTTTGTTCCTAAACCAGGAATACTAGAACAATTATTTAAATTAATCGGAGTCGGAGGAGAATAA
- a CDS encoding response regulator translates to MAKKVMIVDDAAFMRMKLKDILGKNGYEVIAEAQNGIEAVEKYKAEKPDLVTMDITMPEMDGVEALKEIKAFDPAARVVMCSAMGQQGMVMDAIRSGAVDFIVKPFDTDRVIKALDKAAL, encoded by the coding sequence ATGGCAAAAAAAGTAATGATCGTAGATGATGCAGCTTTCATGAGAATGAAACTGAAAGATATTTTAGGTAAAAATGGGTATGAAGTCATAGCAGAAGCTCAAAATGGGATAGAAGCTGTTGAAAAATATAAAGCAGAGAAACCTGATTTGGTCACGATGGATATCACTATGCCGGAAATGGACGGTGTTGAAGCATTGAAAGAAATCAAAGCTTTTGACCCAGCAGCAAGAGTAGTGATGTGCAGCGCTATGGGACAACAAGGAATGGTCATGGATGCGATCCGTTCTGGAGCAGTCGATTTTATCGTGAAGCCTTTTGATACTGACCGCGTCATCAAAGCCTTAGATAAAGCCGCACTGTAA
- a CDS encoding chemotaxis protein CheW: MQIIVFTLNKKYYAFSSENVEEITKKMPWTTIPQSPEWVQGLVNLRGNVITLINFYKLLSPTSETEELCYNNIIIVKKDDEKIAFMVDDVAWVTEIDPAEIQQLEHQAEEKVSGLIQVKDQMVNMINMETLF, encoded by the coding sequence ATGCAAATAATTGTGTTTACGTTAAATAAGAAATACTATGCTTTTTCTTCTGAAAACGTTGAAGAAATCACAAAAAAAATGCCTTGGACAACGATCCCCCAATCCCCGGAGTGGGTCCAAGGGTTGGTCAATTTAAGAGGAAATGTCATCACTCTAATAAATTTTTATAAACTGCTTTCTCCAACTAGCGAAACGGAAGAATTATGTTACAATAACATTATCATTGTGAAAAAAGATGATGAAAAAATAGCGTTTATGGTCGATGATGTGGCTTGGGTCACAGAAATCGATCCCGCAGAAATCCAACAGCTTGAACACCAAGCTGAAGAGAAAGTATCTGGTCTGATTCAAGTGAAAGACCAGATGGTGAATATGATCAACATGGAGACATTATTTTAA
- the fliM gene encoding flagellar motor switch protein FliM — MKQVLSQQEIDSLLQAVESGEIDAKGLEEQEKENKVKAYDFRRPARLSKEYISILNMIFEEFAKIVGNLLSTQVRTNVEMQLASIEQVSFDEFVHSVPRFTLMGMFHSEPLAGTQIVEVSPQLCLQLVDLLCGSSEIGNNADEITKESFTDIEMAILEDILADFIHSFELSWREVAELKAVLDTTETNPQMLQNMSPNEPVVLITFTVELFEIRSFVNLCVPYIFFESILEKLSLRNWFRSEKEPDHSDRGKIEKSLDSAKVNLEVLLGEATMTLESFLQLELGDIIPLDGKTSDPLVMAVEQRPHYLVKPGLKGKNMAVEVLQYIGGETD, encoded by the coding sequence GTGAAACAAGTTTTATCGCAACAAGAAATTGACTCTTTATTGCAAGCTGTAGAAAGCGGAGAAATCGATGCAAAAGGTTTGGAAGAACAGGAGAAGGAAAATAAAGTCAAAGCTTATGATTTTAGACGCCCAGCCCGTCTTTCTAAAGAATATATCAGTATCTTAAACATGATTTTTGAAGAATTTGCTAAGATAGTAGGCAACTTATTGTCGACTCAAGTCCGGACAAATGTTGAAATGCAATTAGCTTCGATTGAACAAGTTAGTTTCGACGAATTCGTTCATTCAGTTCCTCGGTTTACGTTGATGGGCATGTTTCATTCTGAACCTTTAGCAGGAACACAAATAGTGGAAGTGAGTCCCCAGCTTTGTTTGCAATTAGTCGATTTGCTATGCGGCAGTTCAGAAATTGGGAACAATGCGGATGAAATCACTAAAGAGAGCTTTACGGATATTGAAATGGCTATTTTAGAAGATATCTTAGCCGATTTTATCCATTCTTTTGAACTATCTTGGCGCGAAGTTGCTGAATTAAAAGCCGTTCTCGATACGACTGAAACCAATCCGCAAATGCTGCAAAATATGTCTCCAAACGAACCGGTGGTCTTGATTACTTTCACTGTTGAATTATTTGAGATACGCTCATTTGTTAACTTATGTGTGCCTTATATCTTTTTTGAAAGTATTTTAGAGAAATTAAGTCTGCGCAATTGGTTTCGTTCTGAAAAAGAACCTGATCACTCTGACAGAGGCAAGATTGAAAAGAGTCTGGATTCAGCCAAGGTTAACCTGGAAGTACTATTGGGAGAAGCTACCATGACGTTGGAAAGTTTTTTGCAATTGGAATTGGGAGACATCATTCCGCTTGACGGAAAAACTTCAGATCCGCTCGTTATGGCAGTGGAACAACGGCCACATTATCTCGTGAAACCGGGATTAAAAGGTAAAAACATGGCAGTAGAAGTATTACAGTATATTGGAGGAGAAACAGACTGA
- the fliY gene encoding flagellar motor switch phosphatase FliY: MSNEQLSQEEIDAMLNGSTPAADTTETISQDQSDIIGEVGNISMSQAATTLSSILSHRVMITTPRVSCLKFQEIIDESTTPKVVTTIEFKKGLLGSNLLMMDVTDSIIIADLMMDGDGNVGEREFTDLELSAVGEAMNQMIGSASTAMATMLERTVDILPPDVEVWKDNDSVSYDKISGDTIVCKIAFKLTVDDLIESEIMQIFTLDTVREIAGLMMTDNATVVEDRDIQTELTEEITLPSSMPTEKVGVQKPAFQELGETSTQNNTNNLDLIMDVPLQFSVVLGENQKTIKDVLALGTGSVVELDKMTDEPLQVYVNGKLIAEGEVVVINESFGIRITNILSQEQRIKNLR, from the coding sequence ATGAGCAACGAACAATTATCGCAAGAAGAAATTGATGCAATGTTAAATGGAAGCACACCGGCAGCCGATACGACAGAAACGATCTCACAAGACCAGTCAGATATTATAGGCGAAGTAGGAAATATTTCTATGTCGCAAGCAGCTACGACCCTTTCTTCTATTTTAAGCCATCGGGTAATGATCACGACACCGCGTGTTTCTTGCTTAAAATTCCAAGAGATCATTGATGAAAGCACAACGCCTAAAGTAGTGACTACTATTGAGTTCAAAAAAGGCTTATTAGGCAGCAATTTGTTGATGATGGATGTGACAGATTCGATTATTATCGCTGACTTGATGATGGACGGCGACGGCAATGTAGGTGAAAGAGAGTTTACTGATTTGGAGTTAAGCGCAGTTGGAGAAGCTATGAACCAAATGATCGGATCAGCTTCAACTGCAATGGCAACCATGTTGGAGAGAACCGTTGATATCCTTCCTCCTGATGTAGAAGTTTGGAAAGACAATGATTCTGTCTCTTATGATAAAATTAGCGGAGACACAATAGTATGTAAAATTGCTTTTAAATTGACTGTAGACGACTTAATTGAAAGTGAAATTATGCAGATCTTTACACTAGATACCGTTCGGGAAATCGCCGGCTTGATGATGACCGATAACGCGACAGTGGTAGAAGACAGAGACATTCAAACAGAACTAACTGAAGAAATAACACTTCCTAGCTCAATGCCGACAGAAAAAGTAGGAGTCCAAAAACCAGCTTTTCAAGAATTAGGCGAAACAAGTACACAAAACAATACTAACAACCTTGACTTGATTATGGATGTACCGCTTCAATTCAGCGTTGTTTTAGGCGAAAACCAAAAAACAATCAAAGACGTATTGGCACTTGGAACCGGATCAGTTGTCGAGTTAGACAAAATGACCGACGAACCCTTGCAAGTCTACGTCAACGGTAAACTCATTGCGGAAGGCGAAGTCGTCGTCATCAACGAAAGCTTCGGCATCCGAATCACCAACATCCTAAGCCAAGAACAAAGAATCAAAAATCTAAGGTAA